TCACTGCCGGGGAAGAAAACTTGAGTGAAGCCACTAGTCCTGGCCCCCAGGCCCTTCGCAGGATCCAGGTGCTACGAGGGACAAGGGACAGCCCAAAGGGACGCTTGCCACGAGGTTCTTTGGGCACCAGATCCAACCTCCGGTGACCAACCCACCCCGATGCATGCCCAGGGTGCCCCATAGGACATCCGCGCACCGGCCAGGGCTTGTCCCACCTGCCAAGGGCTGCCAtcacccccatccccagggaggAGAGCCGGCCTCTTCCCTGCAGTGCCCTGGGGACCTCACTGTCCCCCGGCACCGCCAGCCCAGGGCGGGGTGGCAGGGGTTCGGGGACCCCCAGACTGACAGCCCGGCACCAGCCTCCGGGGAGGGAAACCGCGGGGACCCCCGGGACAGGGCGAGGCCGCCcgtggggacggggacgggcGGAGGGGGCTCTCACGGTTCACGGCAATGTCCATCTCCTGCACATCCGTGAAGGGCAACGGCCTCGGCAGGTCCCCGGGCACCGACCGCGGCGCGAACACCACGGCGACGGGCACGGCCAGCTGGAACTGAGAGAGGCGTGAGGCCGGGCGGCCGAGCcgcggccccgcggccccgccgccccggcgcTCACCGGCAGCCGGCCCAGCCCCTCGATGCCGGCGTAGGGTAGCGCGGCGCGGTACGTCTCGGTCGTCCTCCACCACAgcggcagccccagcaccacgGCGATGGCCGCGAAGGACAGAGcggcccgccggccccgcgcccgctCTGCGGAGACAGCGCTCAGCACCGGCCCGGCGCCCGCGGGCCTGCGCGGCGagcggggacggggacggggaccgggaccgggaccgggaccgggaccgggaccgggaccgggaccgggaccgggaccgggaccgggaccgggaccagCGGTACCTGCTTCATCGGCCAccatcgccgccgccgccgccatcttcACTTCCCGGACCAGCCGGGGGGTGGGTCCTAGTCCCAGCCCAGCCATTCAGAGCGCTCAATCCTTACGACAGCCAATAGAAGTGCAGTCTGGAGGGCCGTGGCGCAGACGGGCGGGAACAGGCACCAATCAGAACGCGGTTCCCCCCCGAGGAGGTGGGATTTGACTGTAAGGCTTCTACGAGTGCTGCGGAGGGACAAGCGGcaccgcggggcgggggcgcagTGGGCTTCCGTGCAGCGCCGAGCGCCGCAGCCGGGAAACGGGGGATGCGGAGGAACAGGGGCTCCTCACCCGCCCCGTGGCCCGTAGGGAGAGCCCAGCCACTGCTCCTGGCTCCCAGAGCCCCGCCACGGGTGTGGGTGGGCTGAGACCAGGCACAGCTCATCGCATGGGTGAGCATGACAGGCTGCAGGTAGTGCCCAGAGCCAGCGGAGGGAGGGGGCAGCATGCGGTCCCGGGGCGCCCTAAAGCAaaggaggaggcagcacagcACGTCTCTACCGTTTATTTGTTGTTAGGCTATTTGGTACACGGGGTGCACATGGCGAACACAACACAGGCGCCCCAAGGGCGGCAGCAACCAGGACTGCAAAGCTacggcagggcagggcaggggcacccccaggcctcccctccccctgccccccacgCGGCCGGGCCTCCCCCCCTACGGGCCTGGCTGGAGCCCACCACTAAAGGGGCACCCGAGCAGCTTCAGGGGCCGGGTAACCCGGGACCCCCCAATTTCATCTGTGGACGCAGCAGTGTGGGGCTGGCCCACAGGGTgtgctccccttcccctccccacgtGGCGGCTCCCCTGGGTGGCTGGGGTGGAAGCGGGGTGTGAGCAgtggcggggagggggccggggcgggagcCGGGGCCGGTGGGGCACCCGGCCAGGGCTCAGTAGGCATGGTTGGCCACGTAGAGGGACTGCCCGGCGGCCCCCGAGTCGTCCCCGCTGCCCTCGTACTTGCCCAGCGCTGCCAGCCCGTTCACCTGGGGGGAAAGGAACAGTTAGCGGCCCCTGCGGGGTCTGGCCCCCAGGGTCCCCCAGTCCCTGGGGACGCGGACATCAGGGTCCCCCAGCCCACAGGGACGTGGCCCTCTGCATGCGCCACCCCACAGGGACGCAGCCCTTGGTGTCCCGCGTCCTTGCGGCACAGCCCTTGGCACCCAGCTCCCATGGGTGCGTCCCCCCATTCCCCACAGCCCTCGTTGTCCCCTGTCACTCCACAGCTTCTGGCATCCCTCTTCCCACGGGGACACAGTCCTCAATGTCCCGTGTCACCCCGGGGAGCACAGCCCATCCCACAGGGACCTGCCCTTCGCATCCCCCATCGCCCTCTGGGGACGCGTCCCTCACTGTCCCCCTTCCCGCAGGGAGACAGCCCTGTGTGTCCCCCCTTGGGGACCACGGCCTTTGGCACAGCCTTCGGTGTCTCCTGTCACCCCATGGGACATTGCCCTCAGCAACCCCCACCCCACGGGGCACAGCCCTTGGCGTACCCCCTCCCATGGGGATGCAGCCCGTGGGTCCCCGCCACCCCACGGGGACCATCCCCATCACCTCTGCGCGCTTGACGAACTCCTCCGTGGCGGCAGTGGCGTTGTCCCGCTGGCCGCGCCAGGCGTTGAGCGCCGATGCCTGCAGCGCCCGCCCGTAGGAGAAGGTGAGGGCCCATGGCCGCACCAGCGGGCACGTGTTGATGGCGTTGAGGTTGATGGAAGCCTCCTCCTCACTCTGACCCCCGGACAGGAAGGTGAcacctgcagagagcagggtTATGGCACCAGGGGGGCCACAGGGCATCCCCCCCGGTTCCCGCCACATCCTGATGCCAGTACCTGGCACGGCCGGGGGCacggtgcggcgcagggcagtgacagTGGCCATGGCGATCTCCTCTGGGCTGTACTTGGTGGGGCAGGAGTGCCCGGGGGTCACCATGTTGGGTTTCAGCAGGGTCCCCTCCAGGTAGACGTGGTGGTCACTCAGTGCCTTGTAGACAGCTGCCAGCACCTGGGGGAGGACGGGCAGCGTGGAGTCCCCTGGCACGGCACAGCACAGCGCCCACCCTGCTGCCCGCTCCACTGCTCACCTTCTCCGTCACATACTGGCACCTCTTGAGGTCATGGTCACCATCGGGCAGGATCTCTGGCTCCACGATGGGCACGATGCCGTTCTGCAAACACCAGGCAGATGCCATCATGGGGACATCCCTGGGCAtcaccccagccccatggcaATGTAGGCCCATGCCTGGACCTGGGGGACAATGCTCAGCACCAAGGCTCAACACCCACCCTTGCTGGTGATGCCCATCCTAGTGGGGTGAGGCCTGGCCCCATGAGGTGATGCCCAACCAAGGAAGGCCCATTCTTGGCCCCACAGAGCAATACCCATGTTTGTGGGGTGATGCCCACCCCATGGGGCAATGCCCAGTCCTGGGGGGCAATACCATCCACGTGAGATGTTACCCACCCCATGGGCTGATGTCCAGCCCCATGGGGTGTTACCCAGGCACACGGGGGCAATGCTGAGCCCCATGGATCTGTGCCCATCCCTGTGGGGCAATACCTGGCCCCCTAAGCGAACAGCTACCCTATGGGTCAGTGCCCGTCCCGTGGGGCGATGCCCGGCCACAGACGCGTACCTGCTGGCAGATGCTGGCGTAGCGGGCCAGGACGTTGGCGTTCTCCATGATAGCGAGCGCAGAGGGGGTGTTGTCACTGATTTTCAGCACGCAGCGCCACTTGGCGAAGTCAGCCCCATCCTTCTTGTACTGGGCACAGCGCTCCGACAGCCCGTCCAGACCTGCCAGGCAGCAGGTCAGCCCCGCAGCCCCAAACCCCGCAGCCCCCCACACCCCTACCCACTCCACCCACCCTGCGTGGTGGTCTCGCCATCTGTCCCGGCCAGTGGCACGACGCCCTTGTCCACCtgtggagagaagaggaaggcGGTGCTGAGCCTCACCAGCACCCTCCGAGCACACTCGACACCCCACAGACCCACCGGACACCCCCCACACCTTGATGCCCACGACGATGCCCTTGTCCTTGATCATCTGGACGAAGGGGGTGCCATCATCAGCCTTCTGGTACATGGTCTCGTGGAAGAAGATGACGCCCCCGATGCATTTCTTCACCCGGTTGTCGGCGCTGAAGAGGATCTGGCGGTACAGCCGGCGGTTCTCCTCCGTGTTCTCCACCCCGATCTGGTTGAGGCGCTTCGCCATGCTCCCTGCGGGCACCCAGCACCCTCGTCAGCCTCCGGCGTGGGGAAAAGGGGCGGTGGGGCAGATCCCCCGCGCACTGACCTACGGACTCATCGGCGGCCAGGATGCCCTTGCCCGGGGCCACGATACGCAGCGCGATGTCCGACAATTCCTTCTTCTGCTCGGCCGTCAGCGCGGGGTACTGGTGCGTCATGGTGGCGGTGGCTGCGAGCGGACGGCGGCTGAGTCACGCACCGGCGGGGTGATaccgccccccccggccccgcaccctGCGGGGCGCGGGGCCCCCCCCGCGGCCGGGACCCCGGCCCTGCCGCTCGGCACGTTGCacaagcaggcagctgccctcGCCCCGGACGGGCAGGGCCTCGTGGAGGATGCCGGGGAGCTCCCAGCCATTTTGCCGCCTGCTCGcccgcccccagcccagccatcTTGAGGGAGCGCAGCTTCGGGGGGGGTCCGGGGCAGGGAACGTGGGGGGCCCGGCGATGGCGGGACCCCGGGGCCGAGGATACCCCGGGTGCGAGGTAGGCGGAGGACGGTGGTAGCCCGGGGATGGAGATACCGGAGGGGATGGGACTTCCCCGGGAATGGCGCTACCTGGAAAGGGGGAGACCCCGGGGGCGGCATAACCGGAGCTAGGGGTACCCGGGGGCTCGGGGTACCCCGGGGCTGGGGTACCCCGAGGCTGGCGCCGCCGCGGCGCCGGGGAAGCCGCAGGGAGCCGgtgcccccccccggccccggacgGCACCAccggggctcgggcagcgcCAGCGCAGGGGGTATCTCTGGgctcccccccagcacccccgtACCCGAGGCTCCCGgagctcccccccgccccaaagcCCTACCCGAACCCCGGAGCCGCACGGAGACACCCCGGCTCCCTCCGGCGGGGTCCCCGGGCCgccccccccggctccccctTACCGTGCAGGGCAGGCGGCGGGCGCGGACTGCGGGCTGCTCGCTCCGGCCCCGCGGTAAATGGGGCTGCGGTGCCGCAGAGCTACGTGACCGGCGGGGCGGCACCCGGTAAGAccggcccccccggcccgctccgccccccacctcccccaccgcatgcacccaccccacccccccccggcGCTGGTGGGGACCCCGGGGGGACAACCCGGGGTTGTGGACCCCGCTGTGCCATCCCTTTGCCACGCCGTGCTGCTGGTGGGGACCCATCTGTGCACCCCCCACAACACCCCCCTGCCCGGGACCCAACTGTGTCACCCCGTCGTGGGCAGGGACCCCCATGCCACCCAGGGACCCCAGTGTGCTACCCCCTCTTGCTGTTGGAGACCCCTCTGAGCCACCGACTCTGTTGCGCCGTTCCTGGTTATGGGTAgggacacccccacccccgccacccCCTCGCCGCTGTTGGGGACCCACTGTGCCCCCCATTGCCACGGTCAGCTACAGGCAGGGGCCTTCCCCTCATCACCTCTGGGCCAGGGACCCCCCTGTGCCACCCCACTGCTGTGCCAGGGACCCTGGCCATGTCACTTCTGCCACCAGGGGCCAAGCCCCGGCAGCACAGAACCCCAGAGCCCTGGGTCCGGGTGGGGGTTCCCACCGGAGACCAGTGtcgtccccccaccccagaaaaGCCGCCCGGAGCCGGTGCAGGGACAATAGCCGTGTCCCCCGCTCACCCCAGGGCCAGCTGCCAGAGCCGCGCTCTGCTGAATCCCCGCCGTAAAAGGAGGGCTCAGCTGCCCCGCATGGCCCTAATCCAGGGAGGGGAGTGCATCTCCCCTGCATCCCAGAGCCAAGCGCAGCTTGGGGCACCCACTGCCAGCCCCTCGTCTCAGGGAGCCCTATATGACCCCTCGCCAGCAGGGTCACGGtcacagcagggagggaggcgatgccagggagcagcaggcgCTGCTTCCCCGTGAGCCACCCACGCACCTGGTAGGTACAGGCATAAACACCACCATTTCCTGGGTGCAGAGGTAAACAAAGGTGCCAGCGCCTGGGGTGTCTCAGTGCCTGCCCCATGCGGGGCAGCTGAGCTGCGgtggagggcaggggaaggtgatccccccccacctcccaggcAGGAGAAACAGGGCATTAAAAACCAGAGCACTTGTTGGAACACTGCTATTTTGGGCCACGCCAGGGGAGGGAAGCGCTGTGTGGCCCCCATGGTGGCGGGGAGCATCCTTGGGGTCGGGAACACCGGGAGGGGGATCCCACAGGAGGTGCcccagcagggaaggaggcaggcgatgctggagctgtgctgggagtaGGGGGGGGCCCCTGAGGGAGCCCCTccatgcagcagcagggctAAGCGGGGGcggggagcaggagctggcagagctccCAGCGCCTGGCAGGCAGCACTCCCAGTGACCCGGGGGATGCTGCATGCCAGAGCCGCGCTGGGAGGGGAACCGTCCCCACGCAACAGGCGTGTGGCCCACAGCCCCGTGATGGGGGTGCAGGATCCAGCCTCCGATACCCTCTGTGGGGGAAGGACAGAGGGAATctagggcaggaggaggagcaggggccCGGGGAGGGAAGCTAGGTCAGCCTGGgcatgctggctgctgccagggccgTGGGGTGGGAGCCTGGGGAACACAGCGCCTGATTGAGAGCAAGCGCCAGCTGGTGGGGATGAGTGTCCCCTGGCAAGGAGGAGAAGCCCTGGGGCACAGGTGGTGCAGGCTGGACCAGTTGTCCCCACCCAGGGCACCAGGAGCTTCCTGCATCCGTGTACCAGGCACGGTGAAAGCCAACAAAACTTTATTCAATAAATAATTACACAGCATTAAGAAGAGGAAGGTTTCACGCTACGGGCTATAGCGGCTCAGCAGCTTCCTTGCTGCCACTGGCCGGCTTCAGGCCCAAGTACCGCAGCAGGCTGTGGAGCTCCTGGCAGCTCGCTGCCACGTCAGGCATAGCCAACAGGacctggggagagcagcagctttAGTGACGGCGTTTGGGATGAGGGGttgtgtcactgcagtcacagcaAGGGTGAGAGCCATGAACCACAAACCTTACCTCTTTCATCTTCTCCTGCATCTCCTCATGGGTCCTCAGCACTTTCTGGGCATGATGGAGCCTCATCTCCAGCCCTTGGACCTGCAGTGGGAGATGCCTGGTGGGAGCCTGCCCTGAAATTGGGCAGGGACCAGcccaggagggagaggggactAGAGCCAGGGCAGCCCCTCAGGGCTCCCCGTACCTGTTCCAGGTACTTGTCAGAGAGCAGCAGATTCTCATCCTCTTtctccaggagcagcagccgCAGTTTATCCACCTGCAAGAAGAGCAAGTGCCACTGAGAGCTCACTGTGGGCGAGAGCCACGGGGTGGggggctctgctctgctgtcccACTGGTCGCCCGCTCAAGGAGCAAAGGCTGAAGAGATCCCCTGACCACAGAGAGGTGGGTGACACAAGGagccctcagccccagcagccccccagcctcACCTCCTGCCGCAGCAGGACCCGCTCCTGGACGTAGGCAGCGTCCACCTTGGGCTCCTGCCCCCGCATCTCCTCCCACAGCACCTTGGCCTCCGTCTCCGCGCGCTGGAGTGAGCGCTTCAGCTGGGAGATCTCTCCCTTCAGCCTCTACACGGGGAAAGGCGATGCTGAGAGGGGTCCTGtggccagcacccccaggcgTGCAGCTCGGCCAGGCCCCCATCACGCACTGTGACTTCCCCACTCTTGTCAATGAGTTGCAGCATCTTCTCTTCCTGCTGTTTCACCACGTCCTGCAGCTCCTTCTCATTCTGCAGGGGGAAGTAGTAGTGTCAGGCAGTGCCTGACCCCAGCCAcccccggggggggggaggagcaGGTTTTCTCATGTTTGAGAAGGTCAGATGAGCCAGGAGCACCCATGGGGCATCGCTGGAGCCGGTCACCCAGATTTCTCCGTGTCCTAGATCAGCATCCGTCCCAGTTCGGCTCTGCCCTGGGGTGAGTGCTGGCCCACTTCTGGCACCGGCTCACCTCTAGCTTGCCCCTCAGTGCCTTGTTCAGCTTGGCAATGGTGGCAGCCTGGGCATCCATCTTCTCCTGACTCTCGGCCGTCACTGTCTCCAGCCGGAGCTCCAGGTCAGAGCTGGGAGAGAAGAGCTGGGCTGAGCGGGTGGGGATCGCAGCCAACCACCAAACCCCCTCCTGGGCATCCCACCAGCCCTGTAGTGGGAGAGGCCAACCTGCCAGCCGGAAAAAGCCCTTCTAGCCATGTCAGGAGAGGCCTAATCCAGAgctggggtgagaggcagacCCTGGACAGGCTGCCTGCAGGAGATACTATGCCCGGGAGAGCGGTGCCCATGCCTCGCCCTCGACACGATCCCCCACTGAACTCACATCTCCGTCTGCAGCGCCTTGAACTCGCTCTGCTCCAGGTCCTGGATGCGGGAGCTCAGCATGGCGAGGTCAGAGACCACAGTTCGCAGTTCCTTCACGCTCTCCAGCAGACCGTCCTCgggctctgcaggcagggcacaggCTCAGGAGTGGCACGGAGGGAACGTCAGCCGCAGGGGACACAGAGCCAAGCAGGAAGGCATGCCTGCTCGCCCCCCTCcatgcaggcagccctgcagctttGGAGCAGGGTCCAGGGCAGGGTGACAGCCCCAGTACCTAATGGCTTTGGTGTAGAGGCAGGTTTGTCCTTGGTAAACGCGCTCCCACCTCCGGCAGCTTCACTGGCATCTGCAAGAGGAGAGGACAGAGGCACTGTGCCCACCCCTGCACGCTGCGGGGAGCATGGCCAGAGCTCACCCACGCACCCATCTGCCCCAGGGAGCTCAGAGAAGACCCTGGCCGCTCGCAGGAGCCATGACCCAACCCACAGCTGCCACAAGGGAACAACCAGGGGATCCACAGGGAAAGGCTCGGGGATGGCACCGGGATCGCCTCCTCGCTCAGCAACAGTGCACATCCCCAGCACGGGGGGAGCGATCCCCGATACAGGgacccctgcagcaccccgaCAGTGGGTCCCAGCTCACCTTTCCCCGACACCGCTTTCAGGACGCTCCCCACGAAGGACCCCCCACTGCAGTACGGGGTGCGGCATGCCGGCGTGCGGCAGGCAGGGGTCCAGGCACGGCGAGGTGTCTGCCAGCCCGGTGTCCGCGGAGCCGGGGTCCAGGCTCTGCTTCTCGATGGGGCATCGTCCTTcaggggggagggagagctcGGTGCTGGAGCGTGGCTCAGGACAGCTCGGTGCTGCCCCAGCAAATGGCGGGGGGTCTCAAAGCCACGCCATGGAGAGCCACAGGGGTCTGACCCACTCCGTGGGCCACTCAGTCCATGGGGCAGGGCTCCTACCTCCTCTTGCAGAGCAACCCTGAGGCAGTCAGCAAGCTCCTGTAGCCGCATCTTGCTCTCAGTGATGTCCGTGGAGCACCAGGAGACTTTTTCCCTCTTGAGATGCAAGTCGAGGAGCTCAGCCTTAGTGCtttccagctccttgctgaggGCTGCCTGCTCTTCCCTACAGGATGGCATCAGCCTCAGCAGGGGCAGCGTTCCCCCTCCTTGGTGTGGGACAGGAACATTTCCCACACCTGCCTCCCACTGTGACCCAAGGGGGTGCAAATCCCACAGATTTATGCAGCTTCCCCCAAGATGGGGGTCTGCTGGGCTTCCCCAGAGCCTCTTCCACCCGCCTGGGCAACCACCCTTGGCTGGGACAGCAGTGACCAGAGCTGCGTCCCCCTGTGTGTCCCCTACCCCCCAGGAGAGATGCGATTTCCAAAAAATACAGGGGTTCAAGCAGAGGCAGTGAGCAGGGTCAGTACCGCAGGCGCAGGTGGGAGTCCATCAGCTCCTCGTACTGCAGGTTGTGCTCCTGCAGGGCGGCCAGCGAGGACTTGAGCCTGGCCtccacctccagcagctgcgTACGGGACATGCGGTTCTCCTGGTCGAGGAACTGCAAGAGGGCGGGGGAACAGAGCCATGAGCACCTGGCCAGACACCCGAGGGGGCCCACTGGGACCCCCAGCACAGTCCCTCCCACGCCTCAGGGTGCAGTTTCTGATTAGGGGCAGTTTTACCCCAGCAGACCAACCCCCAGAAGACCAGCAGTTTGCCAGGGGCATAGGATGGGCTGGGGGATGACACCATGCCTGCAGCCAGAGGAATTATCTGCAGAAGCTGatccctcctccccaggaaTCGCCGCTGGGCAGGATGGAGAACAGCGCTACGTGCGGGATGTCAACCGCCCTTGCTGTGCTTAACCCCCCCGCAGGAGGGCTAATCCCGCTCCTGGCCGGCCGCCGGCGTTTCCACGAGGCCGTGACGGGGCTGGCAGCGCGTGGCAGCATGGGCAGGGGCCGGCAGCTCCTACCTCCCGGCACTCGGTTGCCTCCCGCAGCTCCTGGCACAGCCCGTTGCACTCCTGCTGCAGGGTGTCCCTCTCCCGCGCCAGCCTGCGGGAAAGGGATGGGATCGGGGGGTGCCGCGTTTTGGGGGCAAGGGGTggcaggaggtggctgggggggggtgggtgtggaatgccctgccccagggctcagACCCACCACGCCATCTCCTCCCACTGCTTCTCGTTCTCCTGCTGCAGCGCATCCCGCTCCTGCTCCACGTTGGCCAGATTCTTCATCAGGGAGCTCAGGTCTGCGAGGGGCAGAGCCGTCAGCAcggggcaggggatgggggcaGCTCCAACCCCTCCGTGTCACCCACCCCTACCTGTGCTGAGGCGCGAGTTGGCCACCGTCAGCTGCTCCAGCTGAGCCACCGCGTCCCGCAGAGCCACCGAGGTCTCCTCCAGCTGGCAGGACGCCTGCAGACATGGTGCCCTCCAGGCTTGCTTTGGGCTCCTCTTCCCCATGGGGGGTTCCCACACCAAGGGTGCCCCAAGTCCTCCCGTACCTGGGGTGCCGCTGGGCTCCAGGGGAGTATCCCAGACACCCCCAGGCACTGCTCAGCACTAGGCAAGCCCCTACCTCCTCCTTGGCTTGAAGAGCTTCACCTGCTTGCTGCCTCGTGGCATCGcgctcctccaggcagctccgCAGCTTGTCGGGCACGCTCTCCAGCACGGCCCGGCACCGGGACACCAGGGCCCTCGCCTGCTCCCGCTGCAAGGGGAGACGGTGCTGGGCAGAGCCGAGCACAGCACAGCCGTGCCGGCTGGTGGCTCTGCCCGCTGCGTGACCAGGGATGGGTCTGGCAGCCAGGCTGCCCGTGGCACCCAGGGCACAAAGTGCTCCGAGGTGGAGCGAAGCAGCACCAGCCTGGACCGCGCTGGCAGGAAGGTGAGGGGGCTGAGCCTGCCACCAGTCCCCACAGGGACAGCCCTCACCTCCGCGTCCAGGGCTcgcctttcctcctccagattttcaaaggtgaCATCTATGAATTCCCTGAAAGGCTGAGTCTCAGCAACCAGGGATGCCTGCGGGGCAGGAGAGACGGGTCAGTGCTGCCATGGTGGAAAAGCCACATTCAATGGTGGTGGAGGGAGGTGAGCACTGGCCCCAAAGCCAGAtctgcagcagcttcccagctTCGGCACCAAGAAACCTCTGATGGACCCAAGCCCATGGCAGACCATTGCTCAGAGCATCACCCAAGCCCAGGACACAGGGatgccctgccagccccgctGGGACCCAGCAGGGAGGCAGCGGTGCCCACCCGCTCAGTACCTGGTGGTCGATGGCATCcaccagcagcgtgcccagctctcgctgggAGGCCAGGCTCTGGTCGCGGGCGCTGATCCGGACGCTGGCGTGGGCACGGAAGGCCTCCAGGAAGCGATCGCCCTGCCGAGGGAAGGATGCTGCTCCGGACACGGCATCGCACGAGGGGCAGCTCCCAGGAGCCATCCCCACACCCTGCTGTAGCCCAGggctcctgctcccagcaggacaCAGCCTGAGCCAAAAAACCATCCCGAGAGCTCCGGCCGCCCCAGGCAGCCACAGCCCTTCTGGCCTTCCAGGGCCACATCAggcttttccccccaaaataccAGAGAGACCTTCCCCCTTTGCAGAGACGGGCAGAAGCGTGGGTCACCCCATCACAGGCACAGGGATGGCAGAGCCTGCCCGTATCACCCCAACAGCTGCCCCCCTACCTCCTCCTTGGCTCGGAGGGCTTCATCTGCTCGCTGCCTCATGGCATCCcgctcctccaggcagctccgCAGCTTGTTGGGCACGCTCTCCAGTACAGTCCGGCACCGGGACACCAGGGCCCTCACCTGCTCCTGCTGTGAGGGGGGACGGTGCCCAGAGGCACCAGGTATAGCCGACAGCTGCCATGTGCGCTGACAATGCCAGCATCTcccaaaacccagggaaaaaggTGCCCAGCCCAGCTGCGTGGGGCTCACCTCCTGGTCAAGGGCTCCGTGCTCATCCTGCAAGCTCTGAAATGCAGCATCCGCAAGGCCCCGAAACAGGAGGCACTGCCTGCTCCAGGCACTCTGGGGAAGGGACAAGGGCACCGGCACTCAGGCAGCGCTCCCAGGGCTGGCACAGGCAGCGCCGGGCATGCGCGTGCCCTGCCAGGCTGAGACCAGGCACACTCGTCACATGCCAGCCAGCCGAGACGCACCGTCCCCGCGGTGGTTAGCTCCAGCTCCCGCTGCAGGtcccgctccgcgccccgctGCCGCTGCAGagcctctgttttcttccacagcTCAAAGTAGAGGTTGCGGTAGATCTCTTCCTCCTGAGGGCATCCCAGCAGAGCGGAGGGGGCTTCGCACCGGCCCTGCTCCACCCTGCGGTCCAGAGCGAGCCATTCGGCTGTGACAccacccatccctccctcccgcgGGCCAGGTCATCCACAAATGATTCAAAtccagcatgctcagcaggttGAGCTGGGATAAcgcagctggagctgctccagATGCATGATGCCGTGTGCCGTGCCACGCCGCTGGGCTGCGGTCCAGCCGGGGACACCGCTCCACCGAGGCCACGGAAAACGGGGTGGCATTGTCCGGGCAAGGGATCTTACCCCTTTGGGGTGGGTGACATCCGTCTGCGTGAGCACGTCCCTCTGCTCGGCCGGCCCCACGCTGGGCAGCGGCCGCTGGCTCTCCTGCCAGTCACGCAGCTGGAGCGAGAGGGCTTCGATGATGATGAGGGTGCTTTCCAGCCgcccctccagctctgcccGCGGC
This portion of the Phalacrocorax aristotelis chromosome 18, bGulAri2.1, whole genome shotgun sequence genome encodes:
- the ALDOC gene encoding fructose-bisphosphate aldolase C, translated to MTHQYPALTAEQKKELSDIALRIVAPGKGILAADESVGSMAKRLNQIGVENTEENRRLYRQILFSADNRVKKCIGGVIFFHETMYQKADDGTPFVQMIKDKGIVVGIKVDKGVVPLAGTDGETTTQGLDGLSERCAQYKKDGADFAKWRCVLKISDNTPSALAIMENANVLARYASICQQNGIVPIVEPEILPDGDHDLKRCQYVTEKVLAAVYKALSDHHVYLEGTLLKPNMVTPGHSCPTKYSPEEIAMATVTALRRTVPPAVPGVTFLSGGQSEEEASINLNAINTCPLVRPWALTFSYGRALQASALNAWRGQRDNATAATEEFVKRAEVNGLAALGKYEGSGDDSGAAGQSLYVANHAY
- the SPAG5 gene encoding sperm-associated antigen 5, encoding MRAAQTPAAQQRPRRAPLQELRLQPGAERTSLTPLFRRLRLKDNDCATPVSCTRGTRSSVIPVPCTPGPPRSAILLPSSSTTLVPHTLESPSSTIAEPPGTPTLELSTSETPGSPTLKPHAPTTPRNPTLVPSTPEPFSSTSLESPGSSTPRLSTPESPSSTSLEPPCSPIPGLSTPESPSSTSLEPPCSPIPGPCTPESPSSTVPAPLCSPIPGPCTPESPSSTVPAPLCSPIPGPCTPEPPVSTVPAPLCSPIPGPFTPEPPVSTVTAPLCSPIPGPSTSESPSSTSLEPPGSPMPGPCTPESPSSTVPAPLCSPIPGPCTPEPPVSTVPAPLCSPVLGLCIPEPPSSTTAEPCTPGPPGIISSAPCTPKSLGSTTLAPCTPGPPGTSSTPQEATFHGWRVAHADLSCSPLDPKPPSGGGSVGPLPCQDTPQGAESPAPAPLEQGPPRPPHTKAGGSERAGPEATATTTPLPVAAPVAVSWMLPLMWLEKSLNTSSLLESLRHSLPLPRHDAATSVTPVPTAVAGTSVTPVPTAVAGTSVTPVPTAVTGTFMTPRDLREMSTNTSMGGPPCAKDSAAETDSLLWHCPREQLKSLPRAELEGRLESTLIIIEALSLQLRDWQESQRPLPSVGPAEQRDVLTQTDVTHPKGEEEIYRNLYFELWKKTEALQRQRGAERDLQRELELTTAGTSAWSRQCLLFRGLADAAFQSLQDEHGALDQEQEQVRALVSRCRTVLESVPNKLRSCLEERDAMRQRADEALRAKEEGDRFLEAFRAHASVRISARDQSLASQRELGTLLVDAIDHQASLVAETQPFREFIDVTFENLEEERRALDAEREQARALVSRCRAVLESVPDKLRSCLEERDATRQQAGEALQAKEEASCQLEETSVALRDAVAQLEQLTVANSRLSTDLSSLMKNLANVEQERDALQQENEKQWEEMAWLARERDTLQQECNGLCQELREATECREFLDQENRMSRTQLLEVEARLKSSLAALQEHNLQYEELMDSHLRLREEQAALSKELESTKAELLDLHLKREKVSWCSTDITESKMRLQELADCLRVALQEEDDAPSRSRAWTPAPRTPGWQTPRRAWTPACRTPACRTPYCSGGSFVGSVLKAVSGKDASEAAGGGSAFTKDKPASTPKPLEPEDGLLESVKELRTVVSDLAMLSSRIQDLEQSEFKALQTEISDLELRLETVTAESQEKMDAQAATIAKLNKALRGKLENEKELQDVVKQQEEKMLQLIDKSGEVTRLKGEISQLKRSLQRAETEAKVLWEEMRGQEPKVDAAYVQERVLLRQEVDKLRLLLLEKEDENLLLSDKYLEQVQGLEMRLHHAQKVLRTHEEMQEKMKEVLLAMPDVAASCQELHSLLRYLGLKPASGSKEAAEPL